The Sulfolobus acidocaldarius DSM 639 genome has a window encoding:
- a CDS encoding L-aspartate oxidase: MIYILGSGIAGLSSAISLKLAGHKVTIITKKIDGGSTPIAKGGIAVPLGVDDSAEKHIQDTLRVGKNLCDYKIVEYVVREGLKVVEILQKLGFNFDKDLRLEGGHSSRRVLHKGDETGREIWNFLYKKALDLHIPIVIDELTLILSKNNKVYGFATRNRGRIENIDKLVLATGGYGYLFAYTSNKETNLGEGIALGFKAGALVSDMEFIQFHPTVTSLDGEAFLLSETLRGEGGIIVNEKGERFLYKYDERGELAPRDIIARAIYFEMINGHKIYMDLSKIEDFEKNFPTLSNYLRRHGYDHQSSLIPIFPGAHYTIGGLRVNLKGETNVENLYAIGEVSDSGLHGANRLASNSLLESLVFGFNLQNYVDECWEGVQASGGITYELQVRETRDENTINVRDIQKINWESLGIVRNEEAIRKAIEVYRRHSTNEAIISHMIGLASLIRSESRGVHFRSDYPEEKEEWNGKRIYFLMSNKEYGRL, from the coding sequence TTGATCTATATTCTAGGCTCTGGTATAGCCGGATTATCATCAGCTATATCCCTAAAATTAGCAGGACATAAAGTAACCATTATAACCAAGAAGATAGATGGCGGTTCTACGCCTATAGCTAAAGGAGGTATAGCAGTTCCACTAGGTGTTGATGACAGTGCAGAAAAACATATACAAGATACATTAAGAGTTGGTAAAAATCTATGTGATTACAAGATTGTGGAATATGTTGTAAGGGAGGGTCTGAAAGTTGTCGAAATTCTTCAAAAATTAGGCTTTAATTTTGATAAAGATTTACGACTCGAGGGAGGGCATTCCTCTAGAAGGGTACTACATAAGGGGGATGAGACAGGTAGAGAGATTTGGAACTTTCTATATAAGAAAGCTTTAGATTTGCATATACCTATCGTAATAGATGAATTAACACTTATTCTATCGAAGAATAACAAGGTATATGGGTTTGCCACCAGAAATAGAGGTAGAATAGAAAACATAGACAAATTAGTTCTAGCAACAGGCGGTTATGGTTACTTATTTGCTTATACTTCTAACAAGGAAACTAATTTAGGAGAGGGTATTGCTCTAGGGTTCAAAGCCGGTGCTTTAGTAAGTGATATGGAATTTATTCAATTCCATCCAACTGTTACAAGTTTAGATGGCGAAGCATTCCTTCTCTCAGAGACTTTAAGGGGAGAAGGTGGTATAATCGTAAATGAAAAAGGGGAAAGATTCTTATATAAGTATGATGAGAGGGGTGAACTAGCCCCTAGGGATATTATTGCCAGAGCTATCTATTTTGAAATGATAAATGGACATAAGATATATATGGATTTAAGTAAGATAGAGGATTTTGAAAAGAACTTCCCTACCTTATCTAATTATCTCAGAAGGCATGGATATGACCATCAAAGCTCCTTAATACCTATTTTCCCTGGAGCCCATTACACAATAGGTGGTTTACGTGTTAACCTCAAGGGTGAGACAAATGTGGAAAATTTATACGCAATTGGTGAGGTAAGCGATTCAGGATTACATGGAGCAAATAGATTAGCTAGTAACTCCTTATTAGAATCTTTAGTCTTTGGATTTAACTTACAAAATTATGTTGACGAATGTTGGGAAGGAGTACAAGCATCTGGTGGGATAACTTATGAATTACAGGTTAGAGAGACTCGTGACGAGAATACAATTAATGTGAGAGATATACAGAAAATAAACTGGGAAAGTTTAGGAATTGTAAGAAATGAAGAAGCGATTAGGAAGGCAATAGAAGTTTATCGACGTCATTCAACTAACGAAGCTATCATATCCCATATGATTGGATTGGCTTCGTTAATAAGATCAGAGAGTAGAGGTGTACATTTTAGATCAGATTATCCTGAAGAAAAGGAAGAATGGAATGGCAAAAGAATTTACTTTTTGATGAGCAATAAAGAGTATGGAAGATTGTAA
- a CDS encoding NUDIX hydrolase: protein MEDCKAAVVALISKVGKILIIKRKEKPGDPWSGHMALPGGRREDHEECESTAIRECYEEVRIKPRNLIRVGIYSPNNAPDMKVSAYISCVEEELEPIVQEEELEKAIWIRISDLKPGDKAFYYENYRIWGMTYRILNDIIQKKLYTVCQSGNNSS from the coding sequence ATGGAAGATTGTAAAGCTGCAGTAGTAGCTTTAATCTCGAAGGTAGGAAAAATTCTAATAATAAAGAGAAAGGAGAAACCCGGTGATCCATGGAGCGGACATATGGCTTTACCTGGAGGAAGGAGAGAAGACCACGAGGAATGTGAAAGTACTGCCATAAGAGAATGTTATGAGGAAGTTAGAATAAAGCCTAGGAATCTAATAAGAGTTGGTATATACTCACCTAATAATGCGCCTGATATGAAAGTATCAGCATACATAAGCTGTGTTGAGGAGGAACTTGAGCCTATAGTTCAAGAAGAAGAACTTGAAAAAGCAATTTGGATTAGGATATCTGACTTAAAGCCAGGAGATAAGGCTTTTTATTACGAGAACTATAGAATATGGGGTATGACTTATCGAATATTAAATGATATAATTCAAAAGAAATTATACACAGTTTGTCAGTCCGGCAACAATTCTTCATAG
- a CDS encoding RuvB-like helicase, whose product MAQIREIKKIEREKASIHSHITGLGLDEKGKAKFIADGLVGQVEAREASGIVVQLIRQGKMAGKGILFVGPPGTGKTALAVAIAKELGEDTPFTTINASEVYSTELKKTEILTQVIRKSMGVRIKQKRTVYEGVVKDVKLKVARSRYNPYYVSPREAQIVLSTKDDERTLNVGDAIAEQFMKLNVKKGDVIWIDAETGEVTKVGRAKGFEGAKSYDIEVVRQVDIPTGSIKKEKDITITVTLHDLDLNLAAQSISITALFSFFTEREINQDIRKQVDRLVKDMVNRGDAELVPGVLFIDDAHMLDIEAFSFLTKTLESELAPILILATNRGITKIRGTDIESPHGIPLDLLDRLLIIQTRPYNESEIREIVKIRANEIDVKLDEDAIVLLTKLGVENSLRYAVQLIEPAYIVAQRKGRESIKSEDIEEVSKLFSDSKRSVKYVKEYENLLLK is encoded by the coding sequence ATGGCCCAGATAAGAGAGATTAAGAAAATAGAAAGGGAAAAAGCAAGTATACACAGTCATATAACTGGTTTAGGTTTAGACGAGAAGGGTAAAGCAAAGTTCATTGCAGATGGTCTAGTAGGACAAGTTGAAGCCAGAGAGGCATCTGGTATAGTGGTTCAGTTAATTAGACAAGGTAAAATGGCAGGTAAGGGAATACTTTTCGTAGGTCCACCAGGAACAGGAAAGACAGCATTGGCTGTAGCCATTGCAAAAGAGCTAGGAGAGGATACCCCATTTACCACTATAAATGCCTCTGAGGTTTATTCTACAGAGCTCAAGAAAACTGAGATACTAACGCAAGTTATTAGAAAGTCAATGGGAGTTAGGATAAAGCAGAAAAGAACAGTCTATGAAGGTGTAGTTAAGGACGTCAAACTTAAGGTAGCCAGAAGTAGGTACAATCCATATTACGTTTCTCCGAGAGAAGCACAGATCGTTTTAAGTACTAAGGACGATGAACGAACCTTAAATGTTGGTGATGCAATTGCTGAACAGTTCATGAAATTGAATGTAAAGAAAGGTGATGTAATATGGATAGATGCTGAAACCGGTGAAGTTACAAAGGTAGGAAGAGCCAAGGGGTTTGAAGGTGCAAAGAGCTATGATATTGAAGTTGTTAGACAAGTTGATATTCCTACAGGCTCTATTAAGAAGGAAAAGGATATAACTATTACAGTAACTCTTCATGATTTAGATCTTAATCTAGCTGCGCAATCAATTTCAATTACCGCATTATTTAGCTTTTTCACTGAGAGAGAGATAAACCAAGATATAAGAAAGCAAGTTGATAGGCTTGTTAAAGATATGGTAAACAGAGGAGATGCAGAACTGGTACCCGGAGTACTATTCATTGATGATGCTCATATGCTCGATATAGAAGCGTTCTCGTTCTTGACGAAGACCTTGGAGTCAGAACTAGCTCCAATCCTAATACTAGCTACTAACAGAGGTATAACAAAGATAAGGGGCACAGATATAGAATCTCCTCATGGAATTCCGTTAGATCTGCTAGATAGATTATTGATTATTCAGACCAGACCATACAATGAGAGTGAGATAAGAGAAATAGTAAAGATTAGGGCTAACGAGATAGACGTAAAACTTGATGAAGATGCAATAGTCTTACTAACAAAGTTAGGAGTAGAAAACAGTTTAAGATATGCGGTTCAACTTATAGAACCGGCTTACATTGTAGCCCAAAGGAAAGGGAGGGAGAGTATTAAATCTGAAGATATAGAAGAGGTCTCAAAATTATTTAGTGATAGTAAGAGAAGCGTAAAATATGTAAAGGAATATGAGAATCTATTATTGAAATGA
- a CDS encoding carbohydrate kinase family protein, with the protein MKPLHLSVGRINIDIIAKINKIPDIDEFETTDTLEILPGGAAVNYAVAINKFGHSIKILSKIGKDSLVSYVLERIAEMGVGLDYVEETNLPQSMALIFLRDNGSISMVRKLGSSILLDKEDIKKVFGLFDVIHFASISPDIVVRDPYAKLITYDPGPNSSKIPENFGNADIIYLNERESTKVKIESLKARLIVIKMGSKGAKVISENEECYCEPYKVQTVLDTTGAGDVFDAAFNYAYVQGYSIEDTLRFAVTASALKVMRIGGINSPTREEVMNALNAYTPNTKCK; encoded by the coding sequence ATGAAACCACTTCACTTGTCAGTAGGCAGGATAAACATTGATATTATAGCTAAGATTAACAAAATACCTGATATCGATGAGTTTGAAACAACAGATACACTAGAAATTTTACCAGGTGGAGCAGCAGTTAATTATGCTGTAGCTATAAACAAATTTGGTCACAGTATTAAGATTTTATCTAAGATAGGCAAAGATTCACTTGTGTCTTATGTACTAGAAAGGATAGCAGAAATGGGAGTAGGACTTGATTACGTAGAGGAAACAAACTTACCACAGAGCATGGCATTAATATTTTTGAGAGATAACGGAAGCATTTCAATGGTCAGGAAGCTAGGCTCTTCAATTCTCCTTGATAAAGAGGATATAAAGAAAGTCTTCGGGCTATTTGATGTTATACATTTTGCTTCAATTTCTCCGGATATTGTTGTTAGGGATCCTTACGCTAAACTTATAACTTATGATCCAGGTCCAAATAGTTCAAAAATTCCTGAAAATTTTGGGAATGCAGATATAATATATTTGAATGAGAGGGAAAGCACTAAGGTTAAGATAGAAAGTCTTAAAGCACGATTGATCGTAATAAAAATGGGATCGAAGGGAGCTAAAGTAATATCAGAAAATGAAGAGTGCTATTGCGAGCCATATAAAGTTCAAACTGTTTTAGATACAACAGGTGCTGGAGATGTTTTTGACGCCGCATTTAATTATGCGTATGTGCAGGGATACTCAATAGAGGATACTCTTAGATTCGCTGTAACTGCCTCTGCACTAAAAGTAATGAGAATAGGAGGGATAAATTCTCCCACTAGAGAGGAAGTTATGAATGCCTTAAATGCTTATACACCAAATACTAAATGTAAATGA
- a CDS encoding DNA polymerase IV: protein MIVIFVDFDYFFAQVEEVLNPQYKGKPLVVCVYSGRTKTSGAVATANYEARKLGVKAGMPIIKAMQIAPSAIYVPMRKPIYEAFSNRIMNLLNKHADKIEVASIDEAYLDVTNKVEGNFENGIELARKIKQEILEKEKITVTVGVAPNKILAKIIADKSKPNGLGVIRPTEVQDFLNELDIDEIPGIGSVLARRLNELGIQKLRDILSKNYNELEKITGKAKALYLLKLAQNKYSEPVENKSKIPHGRYLTLPYNTRDVKVILPYLKKAINEAYNKVNGIPMRITVIAIMEDLDILSKGKKFKHGISIDNAYKVAEDLLRELLVRDKRRNVRRIGVKLDNIIINKTNLSDFFDI from the coding sequence ATGATAGTGATATTCGTTGATTTTGATTATTTCTTCGCACAAGTAGAGGAAGTATTAAACCCACAATATAAGGGAAAACCACTGGTAGTTTGCGTATATTCCGGTAGAACCAAAACGAGTGGGGCTGTAGCCACCGCGAATTATGAGGCAAGAAAATTAGGAGTAAAGGCGGGAATGCCTATCATAAAAGCTATGCAGATTGCACCTAGCGCAATATATGTGCCTATGAGAAAACCGATTTATGAGGCATTCTCAAATAGGATAATGAACTTGTTAAACAAACATGCTGATAAAATTGAAGTAGCCAGTATAGATGAGGCTTACTTAGACGTAACTAATAAAGTAGAAGGAAACTTTGAAAATGGAATAGAATTAGCTAGGAAAATAAAGCAAGAGATACTTGAGAAAGAAAAAATAACAGTCACTGTCGGAGTCGCACCTAACAAAATTTTGGCAAAAATAATTGCTGACAAAAGCAAACCTAATGGTCTTGGTGTAATTAGACCGACAGAAGTACAAGATTTTTTGAATGAATTGGATATTGACGAAATTCCGGGAATAGGAAGTGTTTTGGCTAGGAGACTAAATGAATTAGGCATACAGAAATTGAGAGATATTCTAAGTAAAAATTACAATGAACTTGAGAAGATTACCGGAAAAGCAAAAGCCTTATATCTACTAAAGTTAGCTCAGAATAAATATAGTGAACCTGTAGAAAATAAAAGTAAAATTCCTCATGGAAGATATTTAACTTTACCCTATAACACAAGAGATGTGAAGGTTATATTACCCTACCTAAAGAAGGCTATTAATGAAGCATACAATAAGGTTAATGGTATTCCAATGAGAATAACTGTTATAGCTATTATGGAAGATCTAGATATTCTAAGTAAGGGAAAAAAGTTTAAGCATGGAATATCTATAGATAATGCTTATAAAGTTGCTGAGGATTTACTTAGAGAGTTGCTGGTCAGAGATAAAAGAAGAAATGTACGAAGAATAGGAGTAAAATTAGATAACATAATAATCAATAAGACAAATTTATCTGATTTCTTCGACATTTAA
- the rtcA gene encoding RNA 3'-terminal phosphate cyclase yields the protein MIEIDGSFGEGGGQILRTSLTLSSLTKKPFRIYNIRANRPKPGLQRQHLTAVNAVKILTNATVKGDYVGSTELIFSPGDIQEKGDFVFDIGTAGSTTLILQTILPLLLNRKLTVTIKGGTDVPKSPSIDYIRLVFSKVLERIGISFNVELIKRGHYPEGGGEIRISNVRGEPQRFSITEFGQLEGFVGISHVSSLPVHIADRQKSSAEKILRRLKDKIDIRLDVREGEISKGSGICLSAIGKYGIIGADALGERGKRAETVGEEAALKLLEELKTNAAFDSHMGDMLMLYASLYQGEYTASKLTLHSITNEKVIRKFIDIKGEIKGSSPFLFRVQ from the coding sequence ATGATAGAGATAGATGGTTCCTTTGGAGAGGGTGGTGGACAGATACTTAGAACCTCATTAACTTTATCATCCCTTACTAAAAAACCCTTCAGAATATATAATATTAGAGCTAACAGACCTAAACCCGGCTTACAAAGACAACATCTAACTGCAGTAAATGCTGTAAAAATATTAACAAATGCCACGGTAAAAGGAGATTACGTAGGCTCAACAGAGCTAATATTTAGTCCTGGTGATATACAAGAAAAGGGAGACTTCGTCTTTGATATAGGCACTGCGGGAAGTACGACATTAATACTTCAAACAATCCTACCACTCCTTTTGAACAGAAAACTTACTGTAACAATCAAAGGTGGTACAGATGTACCAAAATCACCCTCAATTGATTACATAAGGTTAGTGTTCAGCAAAGTTTTAGAGAGAATTGGTATAAGTTTTAATGTAGAATTAATAAAGAGAGGACATTATCCAGAGGGAGGAGGAGAAATCAGAATAAGTAACGTAAGGGGAGAGCCACAACGCTTTTCTATAACTGAATTTGGACAGTTGGAAGGATTTGTAGGCATATCTCATGTTTCATCTTTACCTGTGCATATAGCAGACAGACAAAAATCATCTGCAGAGAAAATCCTTAGAAGACTTAAGGATAAAATAGATATTCGGTTAGATGTTAGAGAAGGTGAAATAAGTAAAGGGAGTGGTATATGTCTATCTGCAATAGGTAAGTACGGGATAATTGGAGCTGATGCGTTAGGTGAGAGGGGTAAAAGAGCAGAAACTGTAGGAGAAGAAGCTGCTCTAAAACTTTTAGAGGAGCTTAAGACCAATGCAGCCTTCGATAGCCATATGGGTGATATGTTAATGCTGTATGCCAGTCTATATCAAGGCGAATATACGGCGTCAAAATTAACCTTACATTCAATAACGAATGAGAAAGTCATAAGAAAATTCATTGATATTAAAGGCGAAATAAAGGGAAGCAGTCCCTTCCTTTTTAGGGTACAATAA
- a CDS encoding alcohol dehydrogenase catalytic domain-containing protein, producing MRAAVLEEYKKPLRISEVDSPSINESSEVLLQVTATGLCHGDIHIAMGEWDSQIQVNLPIILGHEVVGRVLQSNHDKIKKNDLVLVYNAFGCKNCKYCKFKEYQFCEKVKVIGVNLNGGFAEYVKIPDGDNLVRVNTSDPIKLAPLADAGLTAYNSVKDLEENSKVLIIGTGAVALIALQLLKLKNVDVTVIGENQLKLDSAEKLGADEVISIKREEDSYLSLLPGKKFDYILDYVGSTRTLAESPWLLNKKGELRIIGEFGGVLRAEEQLLVLRGLRIRGILYGSLQDLKHILDIYLKGKIDTLTTVYKLEDINEAITDVTEGKVVGRAVIVP from the coding sequence ATGAGGGCAGCAGTTCTTGAAGAATATAAAAAACCACTGAGAATATCAGAGGTTGACTCTCCTTCAATAAATGAGAGCTCTGAAGTTTTATTACAAGTGACGGCAACTGGATTATGCCATGGAGATATACATATAGCTATGGGAGAATGGGATTCTCAGATTCAGGTAAATCTTCCCATAATACTTGGTCATGAAGTTGTTGGAAGAGTACTTCAAAGCAACCATGATAAAATTAAGAAAAATGATCTAGTTTTAGTATATAACGCCTTTGGTTGTAAAAATTGTAAATACTGTAAATTTAAAGAGTATCAATTTTGTGAAAAAGTGAAAGTTATAGGAGTAAACCTTAACGGAGGATTTGCTGAATATGTCAAAATTCCTGATGGCGACAATCTGGTTAGGGTTAATACCTCAGATCCAATAAAGTTAGCACCTCTTGCCGATGCTGGGTTGACTGCTTATAATAGTGTTAAGGATTTAGAAGAGAATTCTAAAGTCCTGATAATAGGAACTGGTGCCGTAGCACTGATAGCTTTACAGCTTTTGAAGCTAAAAAATGTGGATGTTACAGTAATTGGTGAGAATCAACTAAAACTTGATAGTGCAGAAAAATTAGGTGCAGATGAAGTTATATCAATTAAGCGAGAAGAAGATAGTTATCTTTCTCTGCTCCCAGGGAAGAAATTCGATTATATTTTAGATTATGTAGGCTCAACGAGAACCTTAGCCGAATCACCCTGGCTCTTGAATAAAAAAGGCGAATTAAGAATAATTGGGGAATTTGGTGGAGTCCTTAGAGCGGAAGAACAATTACTAGTTCTTAGAGGTTTAAGAATACGAGGGATACTTTATGGTAGCCTTCAAGATCTAAAACATATTTTAGATATTTATTTAAAGGGTAAGATTGATACACTTACCACGGTGTATAAGCTAGAGGATATAAATGAGGCTATTACTGATGTAACTGAAGGTAAGGTAGTAGGAAGGGCAGTTATTGTACCCTAA
- a CDS encoding glutamine synthetase family protein, whose translation MLKDEILELLKSGRIDYVRVVFVDILGNVRGRSLRRAEFEKVLNERGVEYSESLILLDYRDEPIRSTYADMFAQADLATFSVIPYLERTGRVLSYLTQIDGSPHPLCSRSLLIKGIQKLEEVGLKLQVAFEPTFYLIKFKDSRAVPADEARAFSLEGLMEEQNLLKDLIKNLGSSNIKVQSVNKHYGPGQYEITFSLSDVLEAADSLIFARETIRDTARLYNAYSTFMPKPFRNYPSSSMDIFLKILDKDNNPVGVDANDSKGLGLSKILYNFIAGIIEHLPSIIAIASPTINSYKRFKEVVTPTIMGVGTERHFVLRIPVTYKDYGIIEFRLADPLANPYLLLSSLIFSGIDGIERNLDVEVNQSLGILPTSLREAVKSLDKDTKLKYNLGQEIINTFVELKNKEIEDYEGEITDWEINAYLKSGW comes from the coding sequence TTGCTTAAGGATGAAATATTGGAGCTACTTAAATCTGGAAGAATAGATTATGTTAGAGTGGTGTTTGTAGATATACTTGGAAATGTAAGGGGTCGCTCCCTGAGAAGAGCAGAATTTGAAAAAGTTCTAAATGAGAGGGGAGTCGAATACTCTGAATCATTGATTCTACTTGACTACAGAGATGAACCTATAAGATCAACATATGCGGATATGTTTGCACAGGCAGATTTAGCCACATTTAGTGTAATCCCTTATCTAGAAAGAACAGGTAGAGTATTAAGCTATTTAACACAAATCGATGGGTCCCCTCATCCCTTATGCTCAAGATCCTTATTAATTAAAGGAATACAGAAGTTGGAAGAAGTAGGTTTAAAGTTACAAGTTGCATTCGAGCCAACATTCTATCTGATAAAGTTTAAGGATAGTAGAGCGGTTCCCGCAGACGAAGCTAGAGCATTTTCCTTAGAAGGCTTAATGGAGGAACAAAACCTATTAAAAGATCTCATAAAAAATCTCGGAAGTAGTAACATAAAAGTACAATCAGTAAATAAACACTATGGTCCTGGTCAATACGAAATCACATTTTCATTGAGCGATGTATTGGAAGCTGCAGACTCTTTAATATTCGCAAGGGAAACTATAAGAGACACAGCTAGATTGTATAATGCTTATTCGACATTTATGCCAAAACCATTTAGGAACTATCCTAGCAGTAGCATGGATATTTTCCTTAAAATACTAGACAAGGATAACAATCCGGTGGGAGTTGACGCAAATGATAGTAAAGGTCTAGGGTTAAGTAAGATATTATATAATTTTATTGCAGGTATAATAGAACACTTACCGTCCATAATTGCTATAGCTTCACCTACAATCAATTCCTATAAGAGGTTTAAAGAGGTAGTTACTCCTACAATTATGGGAGTAGGCACAGAAAGACACTTTGTTCTAAGGATACCAGTGACATACAAGGATTATGGTATCATAGAGTTTAGGCTAGCAGATCCTTTAGCGAATCCTTATCTACTACTATCATCCCTAATATTTTCAGGTATAGATGGGATAGAGAGAAACTTAGATGTGGAAGTAAATCAAAGCCTTGGTATACTTCCTACGAGTTTGAGGGAAGCGGTAAAGAGTTTAGATAAAGATACAAAATTAAAATATAATTTAGGTCAGGAGATCATAAATACGTTTGTTGAATTAAAGAACAAAGAAATAGAGGATTATGAGGGCGAAATTACTGATTGGGAAATTAATGCGTATCTTAAGTCTGGTTGGTAA
- the taw21 gene encoding tRNA 4-demethylwyosine(37)-methyltransferase Taw21: protein MIKKLARDLGVWKKVEILGDIALIGIPFNENLEEVKKYAEQIMQNINYVKSVWGRYRDINGDYRLSTTIHLAGERRSETIYRENGCKFALDVTKVFFSSKLSYEHLRVARLVKPGETIINMFSGFGPFSIISSILGKPSVVYSIDINPYAYYYMMVNVDLNKTFNVIPIYGDAFKKIYSLPVADRIISPLPERSYEAYKVAIERLRKDGVLHLYDEVSVNENEDPVEIAKRKYPNVEFARVVRSVNPKTYHVVLDIRK, encoded by the coding sequence TTGATAAAAAAGTTGGCGAGAGACTTAGGAGTTTGGAAAAAAGTTGAGATCTTAGGAGATATAGCATTAATTGGAATTCCATTTAATGAAAATCTTGAGGAAGTTAAGAAATACGCAGAGCAAATTATGCAGAATATCAATTATGTGAAAAGTGTCTGGGGTAGATATAGAGATATAAATGGAGATTATAGATTATCAACGACCATTCATTTAGCAGGTGAAAGACGAAGTGAAACGATATATAGGGAGAACGGTTGTAAATTCGCTCTCGATGTAACGAAGGTATTTTTCTCCTCTAAATTATCCTACGAGCATTTGCGAGTGGCAAGGTTGGTAAAGCCGGGTGAAACAATTATAAACATGTTTTCAGGATTCGGTCCTTTTTCAATTATCTCGAGTATTTTAGGAAAACCCAGCGTAGTCTATTCTATAGATATTAATCCTTATGCTTACTATTATATGATGGTTAATGTGGACTTGAACAAAACATTTAATGTAATACCAATTTACGGAGATGCTTTTAAGAAAATTTATTCGTTGCCAGTTGCAGATAGAATAATATCTCCATTGCCTGAAAGGTCTTATGAAGCTTACAAAGTAGCTATCGAAAGGCTTAGGAAGGATGGTGTTCTGCATTTATATGACGAGGTGTCAGTTAATGAAAACGAAGATCCTGTGGAAATAGCTAAACGAAAGTACCCTAATGTCGAATTCGCAAGGGTCGTAAGAAGCGTTAATCCAAAGACCTATCATGTTGTCCTAGATATTAGAAAGTAA
- a CDS encoding amidohydrolase family protein has protein sequence MKTIIRGGIVLGAEKPLKKIYIGVDRSKIDVVSQEEPIGYEDAELNVGGWDRLVAPGFITLHTYISLYPFRYRIFSGRINANSLMSTMSQSDVYYFALLGAYHLMRTGVTTVVFSDRYNDNVARAVINVGLKPIIAVPVGCNNSPENWEKEFRILYNRWSHEGSNNVILRLCEPQDSIEVFEIAREYKIPVLVDRHVDLSQFKDIPNTVIALGGGGRGDFDTVKNNNLKLSFTPSFETSIFPLSELKPSMALDLVPNFDLRHEMSVAVNRLLLTSEEAFKAVTEWGYKQLNINAGVFLKDSSADIIVLEFREPPSFPLDYASPYDNLVYGGYNIETVFVNGEAVLDGGVPLNVGLKDVEEAIKRVEEIDKKVGERLRSLEKS, from the coding sequence ATGAAGACCATAATAAGGGGAGGAATAGTACTAGGTGCTGAAAAACCTTTGAAGAAGATTTACATAGGTGTGGATAGATCAAAGATAGATGTCGTAAGTCAAGAGGAGCCCATTGGTTATGAGGACGCGGAGTTGAATGTGGGAGGATGGGATAGGTTAGTTGCACCGGGTTTCATTACTTTGCATACTTACATTTCTCTATACCCATTTAGATACAGGATATTCTCTGGTAGGATAAATGCTAACAGTTTAATGTCTACGATGTCTCAGTCTGATGTATACTATTTTGCATTACTTGGTGCATATCATTTAATGAGAACAGGGGTTACAACAGTTGTATTTAGTGATAGATATAATGATAATGTTGCAAGGGCTGTGATAAATGTAGGGCTAAAGCCTATAATCGCAGTTCCTGTTGGCTGTAATAACTCGCCTGAAAATTGGGAAAAAGAGTTTAGAATATTATACAATAGATGGAGTCATGAAGGTTCAAATAACGTTATATTACGTTTATGTGAACCTCAGGATTCAATTGAAGTCTTTGAAATAGCTAGAGAATATAAGATACCTGTACTCGTTGACAGACACGTAGATTTAAGTCAATTCAAGGATATCCCAAACACGGTTATAGCACTAGGAGGAGGTGGGAGAGGAGATTTTGACACAGTTAAAAACAATAATCTGAAATTAAGTTTCACTCCATCATTTGAAACATCTATATTTCCACTCAGTGAACTTAAACCTTCTATGGCTTTAGACTTAGTTCCAAATTTCGATTTAAGACATGAAATGTCCGTTGCAGTTAACAGATTATTACTTACTTCTGAAGAGGCGTTTAAGGCTGTAACTGAATGGGGTTATAAGCAATTGAATATAAACGCAGGAGTATTTCTGAAAGATTCGTCAGCAGATATAATTGTGCTTGAATTCAGGGAGCCACCCTCATTCCCATTAGATTATGCATCTCCATACGATAATCTAGTTTACGGTGGCTATAATATTGAGACAGTTTTCGTGAATGGTGAGGCAGTTTTAGATGGTGGTGTGCCATTAAATGTAGGTTTAAAGGATGTAGAAGAAGCCATAAAGAGGGTCGAAGAAATTGATAAAAAAGTTGGCGAGAGACTTAGGAGTTTGGAAAAAAGTTGA